One Microbispora sp. ZYX-F-249 DNA segment encodes these proteins:
- a CDS encoding 3-hydroxybutyrate dehydrogenase codes for MSLEGRTALVTGAGSGIGRACARRLAAEGAHVVVADMNAEAAGKVAAEIGGTPVAVDLSDPEFLVAWRGQLPPSPDTRLHADIVVNNAGFQHVAPIEEFPPEIFSKIMRVMVEAPFLLVRAVLPGMYERGWGRIVNISSVHGLRASPYKSAYVTAKHALEGLSKVIALEGASHGVTSNCVNPAYVRTPLVENQIADQARTHGISEDEVVEQIMLAPAAIKRLIEPDEVAEMVAYLCGPQGSFVTGVSIPIDGGWSAR; via the coding sequence ATGAGCCTTGAAGGGCGTACGGCCCTCGTCACCGGCGCGGGGAGCGGCATCGGACGGGCGTGCGCCCGGCGCCTGGCCGCCGAGGGCGCACACGTCGTCGTCGCCGACATGAACGCCGAGGCCGCGGGCAAGGTGGCGGCCGAGATCGGCGGCACGCCGGTGGCCGTCGACCTGTCCGACCCGGAGTTCCTGGTCGCCTGGCGAGGTCAGCTCCCGCCCTCGCCGGACACCCGCCTGCACGCCGACATCGTGGTGAACAACGCGGGGTTCCAGCACGTCGCCCCGATCGAGGAGTTCCCGCCCGAGATCTTCAGCAAGATCATGCGGGTGATGGTCGAGGCGCCGTTCCTGCTCGTGCGGGCCGTGCTGCCCGGGATGTACGAGCGCGGCTGGGGCCGGATCGTCAACATCTCCTCGGTGCACGGCCTGCGCGCCTCGCCGTACAAGTCGGCCTACGTGACGGCCAAGCACGCGCTGGAGGGCCTGTCGAAGGTGATCGCCCTCGAAGGGGCGTCGCACGGCGTGACCTCCAACTGCGTCAACCCCGCCTACGTGCGCACGCCGCTGGTGGAGAACCAGATCGCCGACCAGGCGCGCACCCACGGGATCAGCGAGGACGAGGTGGTGGAGCAGATCATGCTCGCCCCGGCGGCGATCAAGCGGCTCATCGAGCCCGACGAGGTGGCCGAAATGGTCGCCTACCTGTGCGGGCCGCAGGGATCGTTCGTCACCGGCGTCTCGATCCCCATCGACGGAGGATGGAGCGCGCGCTGA
- a CDS encoding helix-turn-helix domain-containing protein, producing MERALTPKAPRKTDGAYAYLDLLAREASAVEFEGPILQARAAGADSATLEELERAKVAALQVRAALRRRAKREAELSALFDTASDLAGLRDLDAVLEAIVHRARQLLATDIAYMTLNDPERGDTYMRVTDGSISASFRRLRLPMGAGLGGLVAQSGTPYNTADYFADPRFRHTDTIDVAVHEEGLVAILGVPLRLGTQVIGVLFAANRSARPFAQEEVALLCSLAAHAAVAIDTARLLQETRAALAELSEANTLIRAHSESIERAADAHDRMTGLVLRGGGVEDVAAVVTGVLGGRLTVLDEEGRPLVGESGDLDTGVFDAAQSSRALGRTVKRGDAYVASVDVGAAPLCTLVLRTDHPVSDTDQRILERAAIVTALLLLFRRSVAEAEGRVRGELLDDLVSRPELRGLDDRARRLGVDLGAPHVLVVARHDGQRERAAFWASSQATLAHGLATARGDEVVLLLPGDRPGALARRVAAELSASLGRPATAGAAPARGPVTAVAAAYAEARRCAGALVALGRTGDGASADELGFVGLLVGERREVSGFLSGALGPVLDYDARRGTALVKTLNSYFGTGGSLSRTAEALHIHVNTVTQRLDRVGQLLGADWQEPERALEIQLALRLHRLRTHMPDA from the coding sequence ATGGAGCGCGCGCTGACCCCGAAGGCCCCGAGAAAGACGGACGGCGCCTACGCCTACCTCGACCTGCTCGCGCGGGAGGCGTCGGCGGTCGAGTTCGAGGGGCCGATCCTGCAGGCCAGGGCGGCCGGGGCCGACTCCGCCACGCTGGAGGAGCTGGAGCGGGCCAAGGTCGCCGCGCTGCAGGTGCGGGCGGCGCTGCGCCGGCGGGCCAAGCGCGAGGCGGAGCTGTCGGCGCTGTTCGACACCGCGAGCGACCTCGCCGGGCTGCGCGACCTCGACGCGGTGCTGGAGGCCATCGTCCATCGGGCCAGGCAGCTGCTCGCCACCGACATCGCGTACATGACGCTGAACGACCCCGAGCGCGGCGACACCTACATGCGGGTGACCGACGGGTCGATCTCGGCCAGCTTCCGGCGGCTGCGGCTGCCGATGGGCGCCGGGCTGGGCGGGCTGGTGGCGCAGAGCGGCACGCCGTACAACACGGCGGACTACTTCGCCGACCCGAGGTTCCGGCACACCGACACGATCGACGTGGCCGTCCACGAGGAGGGCCTGGTCGCGATCCTCGGGGTGCCGCTGCGGCTCGGCACGCAGGTCATCGGCGTGCTGTTCGCGGCCAACCGCAGCGCCAGGCCGTTCGCGCAGGAGGAGGTGGCGCTGCTGTGCTCGCTGGCGGCGCACGCGGCGGTCGCCATCGACACCGCCCGGCTGCTGCAGGAGACCCGGGCCGCGCTGGCCGAGCTGAGCGAGGCGAACACGCTGATCAGGGCGCACAGCGAGTCGATCGAGCGGGCCGCGGACGCGCACGACCGGATGACCGGGCTCGTGCTGCGCGGCGGCGGGGTCGAGGACGTCGCCGCGGTCGTCACCGGGGTGCTGGGCGGCCGCCTGACCGTGCTGGACGAGGAGGGCCGCCCCCTGGTGGGCGAGTCCGGCGACCTCGACACGGGCGTGTTCGACGCCGCCCAGTCGTCGCGGGCCCTCGGCCGCACGGTCAAGCGGGGCGACGCGTACGTCGCCTCGGTGGACGTCGGCGCGGCGCCGCTGTGCACGCTGGTCCTGCGGACCGACCATCCGGTGTCCGACACCGACCAGCGGATCCTGGAGCGCGCCGCGATCGTCACCGCGCTGCTGCTGCTGTTCCGCCGCAGCGTGGCCGAGGCGGAGGGGCGGGTGCGCGGCGAACTGCTCGACGACCTGGTCTCCCGTCCGGAGCTGCGCGGGCTGGACGACCGGGCACGGCGGCTCGGCGTCGACCTCGGCGCGCCGCACGTGCTGGTCGTGGCGCGGCACGACGGGCAGCGGGAACGCGCCGCCTTCTGGGCGTCGTCGCAGGCGACGCTGGCGCACGGCCTGGCCACCGCGCGGGGCGACGAGGTCGTGCTGCTGCTGCCCGGCGACCGGCCGGGCGCGCTGGCCCGGCGCGTCGCCGCCGAGCTGAGCGCCTCGCTCGGCCGCCCGGCGACGGCGGGGGCCGCGCCGGCCCGCGGGCCGGTGACGGCGGTCGCCGCCGCCTACGCCGAGGCCCGGCGCTGCGCCGGGGCGCTGGTCGCGCTGGGCCGTACGGGCGACGGCGCGAGCGCGGACGAGCTGGGCTTCGTCGGCCTGCTGGTGGGCGAGCGGCGCGAGGTGTCCGGCTTCCTGTCCGGCGCGCTCGGGCCGGTGCTCGACTACGACGCGCGCCGGGGAACCGCCCTGGTCAAGACGCTGAACTCCTATTTCGGCACGGGCGGCTCGCTGTCGCGTACGGCCGAGGCCCTGCACATCCACGTCAACACGGTGACCCAGCGGCTCGACCGGGTGGGGCAGCTGCTCGGCGCGGACTGGCAGGAGCCCGAGCGCGCCCTGGAGATCCAGCTCGCCCTGCGGCTGCACCGGCTGCGCACCCACATGCCGGATGCCTGA
- a CDS encoding MFS transporter — protein sequence MANTPPARIGKVVGASLIGTTIEWYDFFLYGSAAALVFNKLFFPTEDELTGTLLAFLTYAVGFVARPLGGLVFGHYGDRLGRKRLLVISLLLMGGSTFLIGCLPTYAALGAGAPLLLTLLRLVQGFALGGEWGGAVLLVSEHGHPRNRGFWASWPQAGAPGGNLIATGVLALLAAVQSEEAFLAWGWRIAFLLSGVLVLIGLWIRLTVAESPVFQQALARREPAPKAPILGVLRHHWRDVLVAMGARMAENVSYYVITAFVLVYGTTTAGLPKGTVLNAVLIGSAIHFVTIPLWGALSDRIGRRPVYLLGAAAIGLWAFAFFPLIDTRNFALVTVAVTVGLVLHGAMYGPQAAFFSELFATRMRYSGVSIGYQLASIAAGGVAPLIAVALLDAYGSSVPISVYVLAAAILTMIAVLASRETRDRDLSAIEPTSGAAQAAAIVKEA from the coding sequence ATGGCAAACACCCCACCTGCCCGGATCGGAAAGGTCGTCGGGGCCAGCCTGATCGGCACCACCATCGAGTGGTACGACTTCTTCCTTTACGGCTCGGCCGCCGCCCTGGTTTTCAACAAGCTGTTCTTCCCCACCGAGGACGAGCTGACCGGCACCCTGCTGGCGTTCCTCACCTACGCCGTCGGGTTCGTCGCCCGCCCGCTCGGCGGGCTGGTCTTCGGTCACTACGGCGACCGGCTCGGCCGCAAGCGGCTGCTCGTCATCAGCCTGCTGCTGATGGGCGGGTCGACGTTCCTGATCGGCTGCCTGCCGACGTACGCCGCACTCGGCGCCGGCGCGCCGCTGCTGCTGACCCTCCTCCGCCTGGTGCAGGGCTTCGCCCTCGGCGGCGAGTGGGGCGGGGCGGTGCTGCTGGTCTCCGAGCACGGCCACCCTCGCAACCGGGGCTTCTGGGCGTCCTGGCCGCAGGCCGGCGCTCCCGGTGGCAACCTGATCGCCACCGGCGTGCTGGCGCTGCTGGCCGCGGTGCAGTCCGAGGAGGCCTTCCTCGCCTGGGGCTGGCGGATCGCGTTCCTGCTGTCCGGCGTGCTCGTGCTGATCGGCCTGTGGATCAGGCTCACGGTCGCCGAGTCGCCGGTGTTCCAGCAGGCGCTGGCCCGGCGGGAGCCCGCGCCGAAGGCCCCCATCCTCGGCGTGCTGCGCCACCACTGGCGCGACGTGCTGGTGGCGATGGGCGCCCGGATGGCCGAGAACGTGTCCTACTACGTGATCACCGCGTTCGTCCTCGTGTACGGCACCACCACGGCGGGCCTGCCCAAGGGCACCGTGCTGAACGCCGTGCTGATCGGCTCGGCGATCCACTTCGTCACGATCCCGCTGTGGGGCGCGCTGTCCGACCGGATCGGCCGGCGGCCGGTCTACCTCCTCGGCGCCGCCGCCATCGGGCTGTGGGCCTTCGCGTTCTTCCCGCTGATCGACACCAGGAACTTCGCCCTGGTCACCGTGGCGGTGACCGTCGGCCTGGTGCTGCACGGCGCGATGTACGGCCCGCAGGCGGCGTTCTTCTCCGAGCTGTTCGCCACCCGGATGCGCTACTCCGGGGTGTCGATCGGCTACCAGCTCGCCTCGATCGCGGCCGGCGGCGTCGCCCCGCTGATCGCGGTCGCCCTGCTCGACGCGTACGGGTCGAGCGTGCCGATCTCCGTCTACGTGCTGGCGGCGGCGATCCTCACGATGATCGCGGTGCTCGCCTCCAGGGAGACCCGCGACCGCGACCTGTCCGCCATCGAACCCACCTCCGGCGCCGCCCAGGCCGCCGCGATCGTGAAGGAGGCCTGA